The Triticum aestivum cultivar Chinese Spring chromosome 7B, IWGSC CS RefSeq v2.1, whole genome shotgun sequence genome window below encodes:
- the LOC123158803 gene encoding putative coatomer subunit beta'-3 yields MLDDVQVWRLDSENPEYRLPAHLEEVNCLDFIRRGDQHYLVSGSTDCTAKIWDLQKRECICTLQAMSPVLCVLAHPNLPVLLTGTKHGFIHVWSSTNFRLERTINLGDGGAVVTLSCLFGSRRIVIGQKNAMSTMEIPDEEKMRSERAAQVERQAKAKAVRNRAKVEAERQAEAEAERNRAKVEAERIAEYYADSKSSRLPWFSLFENHPDGSV; encoded by the exons ATGCTCGATGATGTTCAGGTTTGGAGGCTTGATTCCGAGAACCCTGAATATCGTTTGCCTGCGCATTTGGAGGAAGTGAACTGCCTTGATTTTATCAGACGCGGAGATCAACACTATTTGGTCAGTGGCTCTACGGATTGCACTGCCAAG ATCTGGGACTTGCAGAAAAGGGAGTGCATCTGTACGCTGCAAGCTATGTCTCCAGTTCTTTGTGTCCTTGCCCATCCAAACCTTCCGGTTCTACTTACAGGAACAAAACATGGATTCATCCATGTGTGGAGCTCCACCAATTTCAG ACTCGAGAGAACCATTAACTTAGGCGATGGTGGAGCTGTTGTCACACTCTCATGTTTGTTCGGCTCACGAAG GATTGTGATTGGGCAAAAGAACGCAATGTCTACCATGGAAATCCCTGACGAAGAAAAGATGCGATCAGAGAGGGCGGCTCAAGTGGAGCGTCAAGCCAAAGCTAAAGCGGTGCGTAATCGAGCCAAAGTTGAAGCGGAGCGTCAAGCCGAAGCCGAAGCGGAGCGTAATCGAGCCAAAGTTGAAGCGGAGCGCATAGCAGAGTACTACGCAGACTCTAAATCCAGCAGACTACCATGGTTTTCTCTCTTTGAGAATCACCCGGATGGGAGTGTGTAA